One window from the genome of Vicugna pacos chromosome 23, VicPac4, whole genome shotgun sequence encodes:
- the LOC102527003 gene encoding left-right determination factor 2, protein MRPLWLCWALWALPLASPGAALTEEQVLSSLLQQLHLSKVPVLGKADMEGLVIPAHVRAQYVALLQRSHGTRSRGKRFSQNFREVAGRFLVSEASTHLLVFAMEQRLPPNSELVQAVLRLFQEPVPKAALRRHERLFPRSDRARVTVQWLHVRDDGSNRTSLIDSRLVSIHESGWKALDVTEAVNFWRQLHRPRQPLLLQVSVQREHLGPLASSAHRLVRFTSQGPSGAGQGEPQLELHTLDLRDYGAQGNCDPKVPITEGTCCCRQEMYIDLQGLKWAENWVLEPPGFLAYECVGTCQQPPESLTFKWPFLGPRQCIASETTSLPMIVSIEEGGKPRPQVVSLPNMRVQKCSCAWDGAPVPRKLEP, encoded by the exons ATGAGGCCCCTGTGGCTCTGCTGGGCACTCTGGGCGCTGCCTCTGGCCAGCCCCGGGGCGGCCCTGACCGAGGAGCAGGTCCTGAGCAGTCTGCTGCAGCAACTGCACCTCAGCAAGGTCCCTGTCCTGGGCAAGGCCGACATGGAGGGGCTGGTCATCCCTGCCCACGTGAGGGCCCAGTACGTGGCCCTGCTGCAACGCAGCCACGGGACCCGCTCCCGGGGGAAGAGGTTCAGCCAGAACTTCCGAG AGGTGGCCGGCAGGTTCCTGGTATCTGAGGCCTCCACGCACCTGCTGGTGTTCGCCATGGAGCAGCGGCTGCCGCCCAACAGCGAGCTGGTGCAGGCGGTGCTGCGCCTGTTCCAGGAGCCGGTCCCCAAGGCCGCGCTCCGCAGGCACGAGCGGCTCTTTCCGCGCAGCGACCGCGCCCGGGTCACCGTCCAGTGGCTGCACGTCCGCGACGACGGCTCCAACCGCACTTCCCTCATCGACTCCAG GCTGGTGTCCATCCACGAGAGCGGCTGGAAGGCCTTGGACGTGACCGAGGCGGTGAACTTCTGGCGACAGCTGCACCGGCCCCGGCAGCCGCTGCTTCTGCAGGTGTCGGTGCAGCGGGAGCACCTGGGTCCGCTGGCCTCCAGCGCCCACAGGCTGGTCCGCTTCACCTCCCAGGGGCCGTCGGGCGCCGGGCAGGGGGAGCCCCAGCTGGAGCTGCACACCCTGGACCTCAGGGACTACGG AGCTCAGGGAAATTGTGATCCTAAGGTGCCAATCACTGAGGGCACCTGCTGCTGCCGCCAGGAGATGTACATTGACCTGCAGGGATTGAAGTGGGCTGAGAACTGGGTCCTGGAGCCCCCAGGCTTCCTGGCCTATGAGTGTGTGGGCACCTGCCAGCAGCCCCCAGAGTCCCTGACCTTCAAGTGGCCATTTCTGGGACCACGACAGTGCATCGCCTCGGAGACGACCTCACTGCCCATGATTGTCAGCATCGAGGAGGGAGGCAAGCCCAGGCCCCAGGTGGTCAGCCTGCCCAACATGAGGGTGCAGAAGTGCAGCTGTGCCTGGGACGGGGCGCCCGTGCCAAGGAAGCTGGAGCCATAG